One genomic region from Bradyrhizobium icense encodes:
- a CDS encoding IS630 family transposase (programmed frameshift), with translation MAKPLSMDLRERVLACIGGGVSGRQAAERFGVSAASVSRWRTREREQGDAQPRAQGGDRKSHRIDAHHATIVALLKASPDITIEELRDSLSKQGLSFGYGTIRRFFERHKITRKKKTAHATEQDRPDVLTRRQAWRESQGKLDRDRLVFIDETWASTNMARTHGRCLRGERLRASVPHGHWKTTTCVAALTTRGIIAPWVLDGPINRDAFETYIEKVLVPELPDDAIVIMDNLSSHKGPRIREMIEAAGATLLYLPPYSPDFNPIENAFAKLKASLRKAAERTVGGLWDAIGRTVDTYTPAESTNYFTAAGYLQPDRLTL, from the exons ATGGCGAAACCGCTGTCGATGGATCTGCGCGAACGTGTGCTGGCCTGTATTGGAGGCGGCGTTTCAGGCCGGCAGGCTGCTGAGCGATTTGGCGTCAGCGCGGCGAGCGTAAGCCGCTGGCGAACGCGCGAGCGGGAGCAAGGCGATGCCCAGCCGAGAGCTCAGGGCGGCGATCGCAAGTCCCACCGGATTGATGCCCATCATGCGACGATCGTGGCTCTGCTCAAGGCCTCACCCGACATCACCATCGAGGAATTGCGTGATAGCTTGAGCAAACAAGGCTTGTCCTTTGGTTATGGCACGATCCGACGCTTCTTCGAGCGGCACAAGATCACGCGTA AAAAAAAGACCGCCCATGCCACAGAGCAAGATCGCCCGGATGTCTTGACGCGACGCCAGGCCTGGCGCGAGAGCCAGGGCAAGCTCGACCGGGATCGGCTCGTCTTCATCGACGAGACCTGGGCATCGACCAACATGGCGCGAACACATGGTCGATGTCTGCGCGGAGAACGCCTGCGGGCCAGCGTTCCTCACGGCCACTGGAAAACAACAACCTGCGTCGCCGCCCTCACCACGCGCGGCATCATCGCGCCCTGGGTGCTCGATGGTCCCATCAATCGCGATGCCTTTGAAACCTACATCGAAAAGGTGCTCGTCCCCGAGCTCCCGGACGACGCTATTGTCATCATGGACAACCTCTCCAGCCACAAAGGGCCCCGCATACGTGAGATGATCGAGGCAGCTGGCGCGACGCTTCTCTACCTTCCGCCCTACAGCCCCGACTTCAACCCGATCGAAAACGCCTTCGCCAAGCTCAAAGCAAGCTTGCGAAAGGCCGCCGAACGCACCGTCGGCGGCCTTTGGGATGCTATCGGGCGCACCGTCGACACCTACACGCCAGCAGAATCCACAAACTACTTCACCGCCGCCGGCTACTTGCAACCTGATAGGCTAACGCTCTAG
- a CDS encoding patatin-like phospholipase family protein, with the protein MEDFALFRTLSSEQRLKALNAMVRQDLVRGQMLVAQGGPSDSLFLVLHGALAVRKTGYLEPIAELRAGELVGEIGFFANVPRTADVIAIRDTSVLALTRPAYQKLVAEAPAIVEALLAALARRFAKETARIAPFPTSPKARTVALIDGGLEPLPEAFDRRMREGLAATHAEIVDAARLQAMFPGRALDAHEVTEWLNKLEHTAPLVVYLGGRESSPWARKAIRQADMVVFACRGEAPAAALTEIEAFACEVHSVSARRLVRIHDRRSGEVSGTAAWLARLPAFMHHHVALQDQVDIDSLIRFLCGRAIGFVAAGGGSFGTAHVGIYKAFRERGVMFDIFVGTSVGSAMVAGFAKNLEAEHLERGTHEIFVRSRSFRRPTWPRYALLDHKAFDRALAQQYGPDCRIEDCWRPFAAIATNLSTHNLELIRTGPLWQAVRASSAIPGLLPPFYTKEGAMLVDGCLIDNVPLASMHQLKSGPNLVVHFGEPAAEMFDVDYASLPGRLELIAAMLTPFRKKLLPAAPSAVNVLWRSLVAHQRYDTLPVGPFDTVMRPPLPLDIDVTDFDRHTEIFEASYLWAREAIAALEAGASSAIAAILDAGALERRQATAVAASTRPPSNRLASAAGFGALNR; encoded by the coding sequence TTGGAGGACTTCGCGCTGTTTCGAACGCTCAGTTCCGAACAGCGGCTCAAGGCGCTCAACGCCATGGTCCGCCAGGATCTGGTGCGCGGGCAGATGCTGGTCGCGCAAGGCGGGCCATCGGACTCGCTCTTCCTGGTGCTGCACGGCGCGCTCGCCGTGCGCAAGACCGGCTATCTCGAACCGATCGCCGAGCTTCGCGCCGGCGAACTGGTCGGCGAGATCGGCTTCTTCGCCAATGTCCCGCGCACCGCCGACGTGATCGCCATACGCGACACCAGCGTGCTGGCGTTGACGCGTCCGGCCTACCAGAAGCTCGTCGCGGAAGCCCCCGCCATCGTCGAGGCGCTGCTCGCGGCGCTGGCGCGGCGGTTCGCCAAGGAGACCGCGCGCATCGCGCCGTTCCCCACTTCGCCGAAAGCGCGAACGGTGGCGCTGATCGACGGCGGATTGGAGCCGCTGCCGGAAGCCTTCGATCGCCGGATGCGCGAGGGGCTGGCTGCGACCCATGCCGAGATCGTCGATGCCGCCCGCCTGCAGGCGATGTTTCCCGGGCGGGCACTCGATGCGCATGAAGTCACCGAATGGCTCAACAAGCTCGAACACACCGCGCCGCTGGTGGTCTATCTCGGCGGCCGCGAGTCGTCGCCCTGGGCGCGTAAGGCGATCCGCCAGGCAGATATGGTCGTGTTCGCCTGTCGCGGGGAGGCGCCAGCGGCGGCATTGACCGAAATCGAGGCGTTTGCCTGCGAGGTTCATTCCGTCTCGGCCCGGCGTCTCGTCCGCATCCATGACCGGCGAAGCGGCGAGGTATCCGGCACCGCGGCCTGGCTCGCCCGGCTGCCGGCCTTCATGCATCACCATGTCGCGCTCCAGGACCAGGTCGATATCGACAGCCTGATCCGTTTTCTATGCGGCCGCGCCATCGGCTTCGTCGCTGCCGGCGGCGGCAGTTTTGGAACCGCGCATGTCGGAATCTACAAGGCGTTTCGCGAACGCGGCGTGATGTTCGATATCTTCGTCGGCACCAGCGTTGGCTCCGCCATGGTGGCCGGCTTTGCCAAAAATCTCGAAGCCGAGCATCTCGAGCGCGGCACGCACGAAATCTTCGTCAGGAGCCGAAGTTTTCGGCGGCCGACCTGGCCGCGCTATGCGCTGCTGGACCACAAGGCGTTCGATCGCGCGCTCGCGCAACAATACGGCCCTGACTGCCGGATCGAGGATTGCTGGCGGCCGTTTGCGGCCATCGCGACCAACCTTTCGACCCATAATCTCGAACTGATCCGCACCGGCCCGCTTTGGCAGGCAGTCCGCGCATCGAGTGCGATCCCCGGGCTGTTGCCGCCGTTCTACACGAAGGAAGGCGCGATGCTGGTCGATGGCTGTCTCATCGACAATGTCCCGCTGGCGTCGATGCACCAGCTCAAGAGCGGTCCCAACCTGGTCGTGCATTTCGGCGAGCCGGCGGCCGAGATGTTCGACGTCGATTATGCATCGCTGCCGGGACGGCTGGAATTGATCGCCGCCATGCTGACGCCGTTCCGCAAGAAGCTATTGCCGGCGGCGCCGAGCGCGGTGAACGTGCTGTGGCGAAGTCTCGTAGCGCATCAGCGCTACGATACGTTGCCGGTCGGGCCGTTCGACACGGTAATGCGGCCGCCGCTTCCGCTCGATATCGATGTGACAGATTTCGATCGCCACACGGAGATCTTCGAAGCTTCCTACCTCTGGGCCAGGGAGGCCATCGCGGCGCTGGAGGCGGGCGCCAGTTCGGCCATCGCAGCCATCCTCGACGCCGGCGCGCTGGAACGGCGTCAGGCGACGGCCGTCGCAGCCTCCACTCGCCCGCCCAGCAATCGCCTCGCCTCGGCAGCCGGCTTCGGCGCGCTGAACAGGTAG